From a region of the Odoribacter splanchnicus DSM 20712 genome:
- a CDS encoding Fic family protein has protein sequence MEKIQKSDLDITAWLEWFLACLEAALLHAEKSVGTVLRKAAFWNKYREISMNDRQIKMVNLLWDGFEGKLTSSKWGKITKCSADTALRDIQALIAKGILRKTDEGGRSTHYELIF, from the coding sequence TTGGAAAAAATACAAAAGTCGGATTTAGATATAACTGCATGGTTGGAATGGTTCCTTGCCTGTCTGGAGGCGGCATTGCTTCACGCTGAAAAATCAGTGGGCACGGTTTTGCGGAAAGCCGCTTTTTGGAATAAATACCGGGAGATTTCCATGAATGACCGTCAAATCAAAATGGTAAATTTGCTTTGGGACGGTTTTGAGGGTAAACTGACTTCTTCCAAATGGGGAAAAATTACCAAATGTTCTGCTGATACGGCATTACGTGATATACAGGCTTTAATTGCGAAAGGGATATTGCGTAAAACCGATGAAGGAGGGCGGAGTACCCATTATGAATTGATTTTTTAA
- a CDS encoding SusC/RagA family TonB-linked outer membrane protein, protein MKKKAPDRYFLPEFLRKMLAAVYLLFIVSLSYAAADNDTKLITFAVKSENLNDVLIKFKDQTGVDILFNKQLIGNRKCNDFEVVNQPVEVILSKILEGTGFVFSKVDGVYVIKKSTEKIVQPVEPLAISGVVTDTDGAPLPGVTVLVKGTSLGSATDTEGKFKLSLPSQENVVLVFSFVGMQTKEVPYKGESEIKVTLQTDVTEMEQVVVTGIFTRKTESYTGAATTIKKEELQKMGNQNVLQSLKSLDPAFHIIENNDFGSDPNKAPQIQLRGQQSMPDIKGTYNGNPNQPLFILDGFETDITTVYDLDMNRVETIVLLKDAAAKAIYGAKAANGVVVIETRQPKAGKMRISYKGDLSLTIPDLTGYNLCDAREKYEVDKAHGRYSDPWFWEQYLNQIKSEIERGVDTDWLAQPLHTGIGHRHSLYLDGGDEHLRYGVDLLYNEIKGVMKGSDRQTFTGGITLAYRYKDLLFRNQLSTTLNRANDSPYGSFDEYAKLNPYWTPYDENGDLKQIAGSTGGGGLVGVTCGNPLWNASIGTKNFSKYTSITNNFYIEWQALTALKFIGRLGLSKTLNAREDFYPASHTRFLGYSEDKFFEKGTYSKLEGESSNVNMDITANYSLLSDKHQLFLNLNYKMEQSRSEKVTFTMVGFPNDKNGFITSGLGFNKSDYPPVGNESISREIGVLSALNYSYDDRYLADLSWRASASSRFGQDKRWGQFWSAGIGWNFHKEHFMEQAEWLKQFKLRASTGYTGAQNFNPYQALAMFSYNQTQAYDNWIGSHLMALPNDDLKWQKTQDYNIGFDLNLWGRLMIVYDYYVQQTKDQLLALTVPPSMGFTSYMENIGSTENKGMELKLNAHLLYDVENDRYLSTSFSIAKNTNKLKKISNALRSYNDEVDNEILDGNTNRPQTRFIEGSSMNAIWAVRSLGIDPATGDEIFLTKDGETTTEWKAEDQVVCGDAMPECSGTFGINMDYRGIFLNMSFYYQFGGQTYNQTLVDRVENANVGLNVDKRIYNAVWKKPGDRVDFSYNPYRLTKPSSRFVQDLNELRLSSLNVGYDFRHCAFLKKSRLQQLKASFYMDDVFRASTVKTERGLTYPFARTFSFSLQATF, encoded by the coding sequence ATGAAAAAAAAAGCACCTGACAGGTATTTCTTACCTGAATTCTTAAGAAAAATGTTAGCGGCAGTGTACTTGCTGTTCATTGTTTCGTTGTCTTATGCGGCGGCAGATAATGACACCAAACTGATCACATTTGCCGTGAAATCTGAAAATTTAAATGATGTTCTGATTAAATTTAAAGATCAGACCGGTGTCGATATTTTATTTAACAAACAACTTATCGGGAACCGGAAGTGTAATGATTTTGAAGTCGTAAATCAACCTGTTGAGGTGATACTGAGCAAAATCCTTGAAGGTACAGGGTTTGTTTTTTCGAAAGTGGACGGAGTGTATGTCATCAAAAAAAGTACAGAAAAAATCGTTCAACCGGTAGAGCCCCTGGCGATTTCCGGCGTAGTGACCGACACGGATGGAGCACCCTTACCCGGAGTGACCGTTTTGGTAAAAGGGACTTCTTTGGGAAGTGCAACCGATACAGAAGGGAAATTTAAATTATCACTTCCTTCACAAGAAAATGTAGTCCTGGTATTTTCGTTCGTCGGCATGCAAACCAAAGAGGTCCCTTATAAAGGCGAATCCGAAATAAAAGTGACCCTGCAAACCGACGTAACTGAAATGGAACAGGTTGTCGTTACCGGTATTTTTACCCGTAAAACAGAGAGTTATACCGGTGCTGCAACGACCATAAAGAAAGAAGAACTACAGAAAATGGGGAACCAAAATGTTTTACAATCCCTGAAAAGTTTAGACCCGGCTTTTCATATTATAGAAAACAATGATTTCGGTTCGGATCCGAACAAAGCCCCCCAAATTCAGTTGCGTGGCCAACAATCCATGCCCGATATAAAAGGGACTTATAATGGTAACCCCAATCAGCCGCTTTTCATTTTGGACGGTTTCGAAACAGATATTACAACAGTTTACGATTTGGATATGAACCGGGTAGAAACGATTGTATTACTGAAAGATGCCGCAGCCAAAGCAATATACGGAGCCAAAGCGGCCAATGGCGTAGTGGTCATCGAAACCCGTCAGCCGAAAGCCGGGAAGATGAGGATATCATACAAAGGAGATCTGAGCCTGACGATTCCCGACCTGACAGGTTATAATCTTTGTGATGCACGTGAAAAATATGAAGTAGATAAGGCACACGGCCGTTATTCAGATCCCTGGTTTTGGGAACAATATCTGAACCAGATCAAATCGGAAATAGAACGCGGCGTGGACACAGATTGGCTGGCCCAACCTTTACATACCGGTATCGGACACCGGCATTCTCTGTATTTGGATGGAGGAGACGAACATTTACGCTATGGCGTAGACTTGCTTTATAATGAAATCAAGGGGGTGATGAAAGGATCAGACCGGCAAACGTTCACGGGAGGAATTACCCTGGCTTACCGTTATAAAGACTTATTGTTCAGAAATCAGTTGAGTACCACTCTTAACCGGGCCAATGATTCTCCCTATGGTTCTTTCGACGAATATGCAAAACTGAATCCCTATTGGACACCTTATGATGAAAACGGGGATTTGAAGCAAATTGCCGGTTCTACCGGAGGAGGAGGCCTGGTTGGGGTAACCTGCGGGAATCCGCTATGGAATGCTTCTATCGGTACTAAAAATTTCAGTAAATATACCAGTATTACCAATAATTTTTATATCGAATGGCAGGCTTTGACCGCATTGAAGTTTATCGGACGTTTGGGGTTATCGAAAACCCTCAATGCAAGGGAAGACTTTTATCCGGCCTCACATACCAGATTCCTGGGATATTCGGAAGATAAATTTTTTGAAAAAGGCACATACAGTAAACTGGAGGGAGAAAGCAGCAATGTCAATATGGATATAACAGCCAATTATTCCTTATTATCAGATAAGCATCAACTTTTTCTGAACCTGAACTACAAGATGGAGCAAAGCCGTTCTGAAAAAGTTACTTTCACCATGGTCGGTTTTCCGAATGACAAGAACGGTTTTATCACTTCGGGTCTCGGATTCAACAAGAGCGATTATCCTCCTGTCGGCAATGAGTCCATCAGTCGTGAAATAGGTGTTTTGTCCGCTTTAAACTATTCGTACGACGATCGTTACCTGGCCGATTTGTCCTGGCGTGCCAGTGCGTCTTCCCGTTTCGGACAAGATAAACGGTGGGGACAGTTCTGGTCGGCAGGTATCGGATGGAATTTTCATAAAGAACATTTTATGGAGCAGGCAGAATGGCTGAAACAATTTAAACTACGTGCCTCAACCGGTTATACCGGAGCCCAGAACTTCAATCCATATCAGGCTTTAGCCATGTTCAGTTACAATCAGACCCAAGCCTACGACAACTGGATCGGTTCTCATTTAATGGCCCTGCCCAACGATGACCTGAAATGGCAGAAAACCCAGGATTACAATATCGGATTCGACCTGAATCTCTGGGGACGTCTTATGATTGTATACGATTATTATGTGCAGCAAACCAAAGATCAGTTACTGGCCTTGACTGTTCCTCCTTCTATGGGATTTACCAGCTATATGGAAAATATCGGAAGTACGGAAAATAAAGGAATGGAACTGAAGTTAAATGCCCATTTGTTGTATGATGTGGAAAACGACCGTTATTTAAGTACTTCTTTCTCTATTGCCAAAAATACGAATAAGTTGAAAAAAATATCGAATGCGTTGAGAAGCTACAACGACGAGGTCGATAACGAAATATTGGATGGAAATACCAACAGACCCCAGACCCGTTTTATCGAAGGTTCGTCTATGAATGCTATCTGGGCTGTCCGCTCCCTGGGTATCGATCCGGCTACAGGAGATGAGATTTTCCTGACAAAGGATGGAGAAACAACGACAGAATGGAAAGCCGAGGATCAGGTGGTTTGTGGCGACGCCATGCCCGAATGTTCGGGTACTTTCGGAATAAATATGGATTACCGGGGAATTTTCCTGAACATGTCTTTTTATTATCAATTCGGCGGTCAGACTTATAACCAGACTCTGGTCGACCGGGTCGAGAATGCCAATGTCGGACTGAATGTCGACAAACGAATTTACAATGCCGTTTGGAAAAAACCGGGTGACCGGGTCGATTTTTCTTATAATCCTTACAGGCTGACTAAACCCAGTTCCCGTTTTGTACAGGATTTGAACGAATTGCGTTTGTCATCTTTAAACGTGGGATATGATTTCCGGCATTGTGCATTCCTGAAAAAGAGCCGGTTGCAACAATTAAAGGCCAGTTTTTATATGGATGATGTGTTCCGGGCTTCTACAGTGAAAACAGAACGCGGGTTGACTTATCCGTTCGCCCGTACTTTCTCGTTCTCTTTACAAGCAACCTTTTAA
- a CDS encoding FecR family protein: MEKNSIRWEILLKGARGTLSPEEEIIFQKWLARDIRHKAYYEKMCRVWSSDNTTYDLHTDVAEMIVRFDDYVRNKRKVRRRKILRNVYRSVACLLILLTVGGGIMLLKRDKREMETANRIAGSILPGQGKAIILLPNGEKVDIASLSDSLSYRTAGFTVEKDSGIIRYMKQQQARTDYHTIVIPIGGEYQVKLSDGTMVWLNSDSRLKIPTAFVGNERRVFLSGEAYFDVVKNDRKPFIVETDLGNIKVYGTEFNVKRYSADRQLKATLVEGSIGFSNDHVAELKLQPGYQLSLTEGKSEPTVEKVKVYNEIAWKDQRFCFENRTLESIARDMERWYNVKIVFEDPVLQQLQFSGSLSRYGEIETLLHFFEESADITFEIDHHTITVKRK, translated from the coding sequence ATGGAAAAAAATTCGATTCGTTGGGAAATATTATTGAAAGGCGCCCGCGGAACATTGTCTCCTGAAGAAGAAATCATTTTTCAAAAGTGGTTGGCCCGGGATATACGACATAAAGCCTATTACGAGAAAATGTGCCGGGTTTGGTCGTCGGACAATACAACTTACGATTTGCATACCGATGTGGCTGAAATGATAGTCCGTTTTGACGATTATGTCCGGAATAAGCGGAAAGTAAGGCGCCGGAAGATACTGAGGAATGTATACCGTTCGGTAGCCTGCCTGTTGATTCTGCTGACTGTAGGTGGAGGGATCATGTTGTTGAAGAGAGACAAACGGGAAATGGAAACTGCAAACCGGATTGCCGGATCTATCTTGCCGGGCCAGGGGAAAGCCATTATTCTTCTACCGAACGGCGAAAAAGTAGATATCGCTTCGTTAAGCGATTCTTTATCCTACCGGACAGCAGGCTTTACGGTCGAAAAAGATTCCGGAATAATCAGATATATGAAACAACAGCAAGCCCGGACAGATTATCACACGATCGTTATACCGATAGGAGGAGAATATCAGGTGAAGCTGAGCGACGGGACGATGGTATGGTTAAATTCAGATTCGCGGTTGAAAATTCCGACGGCCTTTGTGGGAAACGAAAGAAGAGTTTTTTTATCGGGAGAAGCTTATTTCGATGTAGTGAAAAATGACCGTAAACCTTTTATCGTCGAAACAGATTTAGGGAATATAAAAGTTTATGGAACAGAGTTTAATGTAAAGCGTTATTCCGCCGACAGACAATTGAAAGCAACTCTGGTGGAAGGCTCCATCGGATTCAGTAACGATCATGTAGCAGAACTGAAACTTCAGCCCGGCTATCAGTTAAGCCTTACCGAAGGGAAAAGTGAACCTACTGTGGAAAAAGTAAAGGTATATAATGAAATAGCCTGGAAAGATCAACGCTTTTGTTTTGAAAACAGAACCCTGGAATCGATAGCCCGGGATATGGAAAGATGGTATAATGTAAAAATCGTTTTCGAAGATCCGGTATTGCAACAGCTGCAATTTTCGGGTTCTTTGAGCCGGTACGGAGAGATTGAGACTTTACTGCATTTTTTTGAAGAAAGTGCAGATATTACATTTGAGATCGATCACCATACAATTACTGTAAAAAGAAAATAA
- a CDS encoding Fic family protein — protein sequence MFDQGISLKGKSMAELNMNLDLKNAYENTVKLANTHADISIDLLKDFSALVMKNTGQEYKTALGAFSSARGELRLLNVTTGIGGKSYMNYSKVPAKLSEFCVWLNKERENYTHKSTIQLYEISFDAHYHLATIHPWADGNGRMARLLMNMLQFEFGLIPTKILNEDKEEYIKALVETREHEDLNIFREFMTSTMIKNLTHDIEAYRKSIDDTSISGKKK from the coding sequence ATGTTCGATCAGGGAATCAGCCTGAAAGGAAAGAGTATGGCAGAGCTGAATATGAACCTCGACTTGAAGAATGCATACGAGAATACGGTAAAACTTGCCAATACTCATGCCGATATAAGCATTGACTTATTGAAAGACTTCTCGGCTCTTGTGATGAAAAACACAGGACAGGAGTATAAGACCGCATTGGGGGCTTTCTCATCGGCACGGGGTGAATTGCGTCTGCTGAATGTCACTACCGGAATCGGGGGTAAATCGTATATGAATTACAGTAAAGTTCCGGCAAAACTATCGGAGTTTTGTGTTTGGTTGAACAAGGAGCGCGAAAATTATACCCATAAAAGCACCATACAGCTATACGAAATCAGTTTCGATGCCCACTATCATTTGGCCACAATACACCCTTGGGCGGACGGGAACGGCAGAATGGCCCGATTGCTGATGAATATGCTGCAATTTGAATTCGGGCTGATACCGACAAAAATTCTCAATGAAGACAAGGAAGAATACATCAAGGCTTTGGTGGAAACCCGTGAGCATGAAGACCTGAATATCTTCAGAGAGTTTATGACATCCACTATGATTAAAAACCTTACCCACGACATAGAGGCTTACCGTAAATCTATCGATGACACTTCAATAAGTGGGAAGAAAAAATAA
- a CDS encoding PKD-like family lipoprotein: protein MKKIIYLFFFIPLMINLAACYDDTGNYDYTDLPDVDIKMQDTVYATQFKTLELTADVDLNDAPESDYEFNWRIWSNEIGGVWEQKEIGNSRNLTYEVAEIPGSYTLVLTVTNKKTEVKTHKQIYLAVQGSITEGWMVLQEKEGKTDFDLIMSPYFSNRVENDEILHNVYETVNGEALPGRGVVIGSYYCIGRYQNVIVLTDKGGARLSAITMQKTFDMSTLVLDLSSWKPESYIFWQYYWSPGRFGYDAIVSNGRFYEYSAIRSTGFTTYTEPILKDGLTYKASPYAPKWFDYYQGILYDEIGGRFLGIEKNTWILKELAVATTTQPFDWGNMHASLRYMETGYNNYEYGLFEDWDTKKMTLCVFNFDTKPNIGVGKYPADNCPELEKAKYFAVGSLGPVFLYATDRDIYRYDYNGTNTGEKLYTLAQADEKITGMKIFKPCIHRFIPNHPYNNKVLILSTYNESKKEGKIYMYYINEVNGMIDIASEKVFEGFGEILDMEYNYPKYGT, encoded by the coding sequence ATGAAAAAGATCATATATTTATTTTTTTTCATTCCTCTCATGATCAATCTGGCTGCCTGCTATGATGATACGGGGAATTATGACTACACAGATTTACCCGATGTTGACATAAAAATGCAAGATACGGTATATGCAACTCAATTCAAGACGTTAGAACTTACTGCAGATGTAGATTTAAACGATGCTCCGGAAAGCGACTATGAATTCAATTGGCGGATCTGGTCCAACGAAATTGGTGGGGTCTGGGAACAAAAAGAGATAGGAAATTCCAGAAATCTGACATACGAAGTAGCCGAAATTCCAGGTTCTTATACATTGGTACTAACCGTTACCAATAAGAAAACGGAAGTGAAAACCCACAAGCAAATTTACCTGGCGGTACAGGGAAGTATTACCGAAGGCTGGATGGTTTTACAAGAAAAAGAAGGCAAAACGGATTTCGATTTAATCATGAGTCCCTATTTCTCAAACCGGGTAGAAAATGACGAAATTTTACACAATGTATACGAGACAGTCAATGGAGAAGCCCTGCCCGGACGTGGTGTTGTCATCGGCAGCTATTATTGTATCGGAAGATATCAGAATGTGATTGTGCTTACCGATAAGGGCGGGGCCCGCCTGTCGGCCATCACCATGCAAAAAACATTTGATATGTCCACCCTGGTACTTGACCTATCATCCTGGAAACCGGAAAGTTACATTTTCTGGCAATATTACTGGAGCCCGGGAAGATTTGGCTACGATGCGATCGTGTCGAACGGTCGTTTTTATGAATACAGTGCGATCAGGAGTACGGGATTTACAACTTATACCGAACCGATCCTGAAAGACGGCCTGACTTATAAAGCATCGCCTTATGCCCCTAAATGGTTTGATTATTATCAGGGTATTCTTTATGATGAAATCGGCGGACGTTTTCTGGGAATCGAGAAGAATACATGGATTTTGAAAGAATTGGCAGTGGCCACGACAACCCAGCCTTTCGATTGGGGAAATATGCATGCCAGCCTCCGTTATATGGAAACAGGATACAATAATTACGAATACGGATTATTCGAGGATTGGGATACGAAAAAAATGACATTATGCGTTTTCAATTTTGACACAAAGCCCAATATCGGTGTAGGGAAATACCCGGCAGACAATTGTCCGGAACTGGAGAAAGCGAAATATTTCGCAGTAGGTTCACTCGGTCCTGTTTTTTTATATGCTACCGACCGGGATATTTACCGGTATGATTACAATGGAACGAATACCGGTGAAAAACTTTACACTTTGGCCCAAGCTGATGAAAAAATAACGGGAATGAAAATATTCAAACCCTGTATCCATCGTTTTATTCCGAATCATCCCTATAACAATAAAGTGCTGATTCTTTCCACTTACAATGAGAGTAAGAAAGAAGGGAAAATTTATATGTACTATATCAATGAGGTGAACGGAATGATCGATATTGCTTCGGAAAAAGTATTCGAAGGTTTCGGAGAAATCCTGGATATGGAATATAATTACCCGAAATACGGTACTTAA
- a CDS encoding RNA polymerase sigma factor yields MARIEQYIEKSNLGLRIKKRDLDAFHELYKTSFLPLQHYAMRYLYDWKQAEDLVQDAFLSLWDHLERYDEKQPVFYYMLGIIRNNCLNYLRDLEIQGKHQDKIIEAMLFSGIEDPEIDEDIHERLKTILDTLPEKQKEVVLLHIVEKKKIKEIATQMDIAETTVKTHFKRAMAILRNNLKLVLFGV; encoded by the coding sequence ATGGCAAGAATAGAGCAATACATAGAAAAAAGTAATTTAGGGCTTCGGATAAAAAAAAGAGATCTGGATGCTTTTCATGAATTGTATAAAACTTCGTTTCTGCCTTTGCAGCATTATGCCATGCGTTATCTTTACGACTGGAAACAAGCGGAAGACTTGGTACAGGATGCTTTTCTGTCTTTGTGGGATCACCTGGAAAGATATGATGAAAAACAACCTGTATTTTATTATATGCTCGGTATTATCCGGAATAATTGCCTGAATTATTTGCGGGATTTGGAAATTCAAGGTAAGCATCAGGATAAAATCATCGAAGCGATGTTGTTCTCCGGTATCGAAGATCCGGAAATCGATGAAGATATTCATGAACGTCTGAAAACTATTCTGGATACATTACCTGAAAAACAAAAGGAAGTCGTATTACTTCATATTGTCGAGAAGAAAAAGATCAAAGAAATTGCAACACAGATGGATATTGCAGAAACTACAGTGAAGACTCATTTCAAACGGGCCATGGCGATATTGCGGAATAATCTCAAACTTGTACTTTTCGGCGTATAG
- a CDS encoding RagB/SusD family nutrient uptake outer membrane protein — MIRIQKTKNILGILFFSLLSVSCQEWLDVSPSTEVKYDDLFSYKNGFKDQLTGVYTALCSEELYGAHLGFGMLDALGQQYYWNQEAGTYYYLHRFVYDNPKSEEVINSIWNNMYNAIANVNILLQGIEDHRGILAADEEKIYEGEAYALRAFLHFDLLRLFGKSYVSGAGEKAIPYVSKISKEITPLSTVSEVLDSVITDLEKAAFLLENDPVRTGEATTSFLGTRSFHFNYYAVRALMARVYLYKNDKVNALKNATEVILSHKYPWVEKGQVATTTRDNRDGIFLTECILMLNNTRLETITETYLKKSENNTVGNLLVTQAEVRDEIFENTLYGGSDWRYIYYFEPIDSYYVNTKLWQVSSSYNNRQPLLRISEMYLIAAECAGSKKEALEYFNTLRQHRGFEVTDDLKEEDTTDEKLQTAIGKEYRKEFIGEGQWFFYCKRTDQATLPNVQVPFSKAYYVLPIPDQELEYGNRN; from the coding sequence ATGATACGAATACAAAAAACAAAAAATATACTCGGCATTTTGTTCTTTTCCCTGTTGAGTGTTTCCTGTCAGGAATGGCTGGATGTCAGTCCGAGTACGGAAGTAAAATATGACGATCTGTTCAGTTATAAGAACGGTTTTAAAGATCAATTGACCGGAGTATATACCGCTTTATGTTCGGAAGAACTTTATGGTGCCCATCTCGGTTTCGGAATGTTGGACGCTTTGGGACAACAATATTACTGGAATCAGGAAGCCGGAACTTATTATTACCTGCATCGTTTTGTTTATGACAATCCGAAAAGCGAAGAAGTGATCAACAGCATCTGGAACAACATGTATAATGCGATCGCCAACGTCAATATTCTGTTACAGGGCATCGAAGACCACCGGGGAATTCTTGCAGCCGATGAAGAAAAAATCTACGAAGGGGAAGCTTATGCATTACGTGCTTTTCTGCATTTCGATCTGCTCCGTCTGTTTGGCAAAAGTTATGTGAGCGGGGCCGGTGAAAAAGCGATTCCCTATGTCAGCAAAATTTCGAAAGAAATAACTCCGTTATCTACGGTTTCTGAAGTCCTTGATTCCGTAATTACGGATTTGGAAAAAGCAGCCTTTCTATTAGAAAACGATCCTGTCAGAACCGGAGAAGCGACGACATCTTTTTTGGGAACCCGGAGTTTTCATTTCAACTATTACGCAGTCCGGGCTCTGATGGCACGTGTTTATTTGTATAAAAACGATAAGGTCAATGCCCTGAAAAATGCTACGGAAGTAATCCTTTCCCACAAATATCCGTGGGTAGAGAAAGGCCAGGTAGCGACAACGACCCGTGATAACCGTGACGGAATCTTTCTGACGGAATGTATCCTCATGCTGAACAATACGAGATTAGAAACGATAACAGAAACATACCTGAAAAAAAGCGAAAACAATACGGTGGGTAATTTACTTGTCACCCAGGCAGAAGTGAGGGACGAAATTTTTGAAAATACTTTGTACGGTGGCAGCGACTGGCGGTATATCTATTATTTCGAACCTATCGACTCTTATTATGTCAATACTAAATTATGGCAAGTCTCTTCCAGTTACAATAACCGTCAACCTTTGCTTCGTATCAGCGAAATGTATCTGATTGCTGCCGAATGTGCAGGTTCGAAAAAGGAAGCCCTTGAATATTTCAATACCTTACGCCAACACAGGGGTTTCGAGGTTACTGATGATTTGAAAGAAGAAGATACGACCGATGAAAAATTACAAACAGCTATTGGTAAAGAATACCGTAAAGAATTTATAGGAGAAGGGCAATGGTTCTTTTATTGCAAGCGTACCGACCAGGCAACACTACCTAATGTACAGGTACCTTTCAGCAAAGCTTATTATGTGCTTCCGATACCTGACCAGGAATTAGAATATGGAAATAGAAATTAA
- a CDS encoding DUF4843 domain-containing protein, protein MKKHFIYKYGLLLSVLIAIGCGSCQKDNYVQYDAGYASLRFIYAAEGNDSIVYSFALHPDKQEDIVEIPFKLVGLAVGQVREIGVEVVKEETTAQENDHFIIERSELPADSIKGILKVKVKKTPELENHNLVATFRLCGNENFAAAPVNENTYKIVLTNHLTEPAGWPFGEYSRIKHQFVIQTLGIATDYDKWSTSESIYYTGIMVNALYEYNKAHPGEPLTDENGLVVTF, encoded by the coding sequence ATGAAGAAACATTTTATATATAAATACGGTCTGCTATTATCCGTCCTGATCGCAATAGGATGTGGCAGTTGTCAAAAAGACAATTATGTGCAATATGACGCCGGATATGCCTCTTTACGTTTTATTTATGCAGCAGAGGGAAATGACAGCATAGTCTATTCTTTTGCATTGCATCCTGACAAACAAGAAGATATCGTAGAAATCCCCTTTAAACTTGTCGGACTGGCAGTTGGACAAGTCCGGGAAATCGGAGTTGAAGTAGTAAAAGAAGAAACTACAGCCCAGGAAAATGACCATTTTATAATTGAAAGAAGTGAACTTCCGGCGGATTCGATAAAAGGAATTTTAAAAGTAAAGGTTAAGAAAACCCCGGAGTTGGAGAATCATAATCTGGTAGCCACCTTCCGGCTCTGTGGCAATGAAAACTTCGCAGCGGCTCCTGTAAATGAGAATACATATAAAATTGTATTAACCAATCATCTGACAGAACCGGCAGGCTGGCCTTTCGGTGAATATAGCCGCATAAAACATCAGTTTGTCATCCAAACCCTGGGAATTGCCACCGATTATGATAAGTGGAGCACTTCAGAAAGCATTTACTACACGGGTATAATGGTAAATGCTTTATATGAATATAATAAAGCACACCCGGGAGAACCCCTGACCGATGAAAACGGTCTGGTTGTAACATTCTGA
- a CDS encoding sigma-70 family RNA polymerase sigma factor — protein MAEDIVQDIILELYSRRLRFNTPVALKSFLFLSVKNRALNFLRRQRAQEHYLSISVEEESFFLNNIIREEVYYHLQKMIGELSDPVRKIYELTLQEFSNEEIAEQLGLTVDSVKAHKKRGKQILKERLKGLMAFCRAKFLQPHYTPKSTSLRLFRNIAMARLK, from the coding sequence GTGGCCGAAGACATCGTGCAGGATATCATTCTGGAACTATACAGCCGGCGTCTCCGGTTCAACACCCCCGTTGCCCTCAAATCGTTTTTGTTCCTGTCCGTAAAAAACAGGGCCCTCAATTTCCTGCGCCGTCAGCGGGCACAAGAACATTATCTGAGTATTTCGGTGGAAGAAGAAAGTTTTTTCCTGAACAATATCATCCGCGAAGAGGTATACTATCATCTGCAAAAAATGATCGGGGAACTCTCCGACCCTGTGCGGAAAATTTACGAACTGACTTTACAGGAATTCTCCAATGAAGAAATTGCCGAACAACTCGGATTAACCGTCGATTCTGTCAAAGCACACAAAAAACGGGGGAAACAAATATTGAAGGAAAGGCTGAAAGGTTTAATGGCCTTCTGCCGGGCAAAATTCCTGCAACCGCACTATACGCCGAAAAGTACAAGTTTGAGATTATTCCGCAATATCGCCATGGCCCGTTTGAAATGA